In Leptolyngbya sp. SIO1E4, one DNA window encodes the following:
- a CDS encoding DUF362 domain-containing protein, whose protein sequence is MTATVSLLRAQSYAIDEVTATLQELLAPVGGMEAVVKPGDRVLLKPNLLTGSRPTKECVTRPELVYCVAEQVKAAGGQPFLGDSPAFGSAHGVAKANGYLPWLEKAGVPVQELHGHRYPTEASGEFAHLRLSKEAVNADVVINLPKVKSHMQLTVTLGVKNLFGCVPGKMKAWWHMEAGKDRDRFGTMLVETARAISPQLTIVDGILGHEGNGPSGGEPRALGILGASTDVFALDRALVEILGADPAAVPTIAQSQRLGVCPHLAEIEFPLQRPEELAISDWQFPAELMPIDFGLPRVFRSTFKHLYIRFIKEPIAAYANR, encoded by the coding sequence ATGACTGCCACCGTTTCCTTGCTGCGTGCCCAAAGCTATGCCATTGATGAAGTCACCGCCACGTTACAAGAATTGCTAGCCCCTGTCGGTGGCATGGAAGCGGTTGTGAAACCGGGCGATCGCGTCCTCCTCAAGCCCAACTTGCTCACGGGGTCACGCCCGACGAAAGAATGTGTCACCCGACCTGAACTGGTTTACTGCGTAGCTGAGCAGGTAAAAGCCGCAGGGGGCCAGCCGTTTCTGGGAGATAGCCCTGCCTTTGGCAGCGCCCACGGGGTCGCGAAAGCCAATGGTTATCTGCCGTGGCTAGAGAAAGCTGGGGTGCCGGTGCAAGAGCTGCACGGTCACCGCTACCCCACGGAGGCCAGTGGTGAATTCGCTCACCTACGGTTATCGAAAGAAGCCGTGAATGCAGACGTGGTGATTAATTTGCCCAAAGTGAAATCCCACATGCAGCTTACTGTAACCCTAGGGGTAAAAAACCTGTTCGGCTGCGTCCCCGGCAAAATGAAAGCCTGGTGGCACATGGAAGCTGGCAAGGATCGCGATCGTTTTGGCACCATGCTAGTCGAAACTGCCCGCGCCATCTCCCCTCAACTCACCATTGTGGATGGCATTCTCGGCCATGAAGGGAATGGCCCTAGTGGCGGTGAGCCCCGCGCCTTGGGGATCTTAGGAGCATCGACGGATGTTTTTGCCCTTGATCGAGCCTTGGTGGAAATTTTAGGTGCCGACCCCGCCGCAGTGCCGACCATTGCTCAATCGCAGCGTTTGGGCGTCTGTCCACACCTGGCAGAGATTGAATTTCCGCTGCAGCGACCGGAGGAGTTGGCGATCTCAGACTGGCAATTTCCAGCCGAATTGATGCCCATTGACTTTGGCTTACCTCGCGTTTTTCGCTCAACGTTCAAGCATCTCTACATTCGCTTTATCAAGGAGCCGATCGCAGCCTACGCCAATCGATAA
- a CDS encoding ABC transporter permease: MPVALFRLIKPKGQGANISVLYMVGGLAITGAFILVALLVPTLQTWGLLQDPTAALQNPIHQPPSAEHWLGTTRQGYDVLARVSFGSRAAWQVVLLATAMSVIVGVPLGMVSGYLGGRLDRVLLFFMDTIYTLPGLLLSVTLAFVVGRGVVNAAVALSIAYVPQYYRVVRNHTVSVKTELFIEAAQAMGASTWTVLSRYLFLNVVQSIPVLFTLNAADAILVLGGLGFLGLGLPEQTPEWGADIRQALDALPTGIWWTALFPGLALTLMVTGLSLVGEGLNELVNPLLRRENWK, encoded by the coding sequence ATTCCAGTTGCCCTGTTTCGGCTAATTAAACCCAAAGGACAAGGTGCCAATATCTCAGTGCTCTACATGGTGGGGGGGTTAGCCATCACCGGAGCATTTATCCTCGTCGCACTTTTAGTGCCAACACTGCAAACTTGGGGCCTCTTGCAAGATCCGACCGCCGCCTTGCAGAATCCGATTCACCAACCTCCTTCAGCTGAACACTGGCTAGGGACTACGCGCCAGGGCTATGACGTCTTGGCGAGGGTTTCATTTGGCTCACGGGCTGCCTGGCAAGTGGTGCTGTTGGCCACAGCAATGAGCGTGATTGTGGGCGTACCGCTGGGCATGGTCAGCGGCTATCTGGGCGGTAGGTTAGACCGGGTCTTGCTCTTTTTTATGGACACCATCTACACCCTGCCGGGGTTACTGCTGTCTGTCACGCTGGCATTTGTGGTGGGGCGTGGGGTGGTCAATGCTGCGGTGGCGCTGAGTATCGCCTACGTGCCCCAGTATTACCGAGTTGTGCGCAACCACACGGTCAGCGTCAAAACTGAATTATTTATCGAGGCGGCTCAGGCCATGGGCGCGTCTACATGGACAGTGCTCAGCCGTTACCTGTTCTTGAATGTGGTGCAGAGTATCCCGGTACTGTTTACGCTGAATGCAGCTGATGCCATTTTAGTCCTCGGTGGGTTGGGTTTTTTAGGGCTTGGGTTACCCGAACAAACCCCCGAATGGGGAGCCGACATTCGACAAGCGCTGGATGCTCTCCCAACGGGCATCTGGTGGACAGCCCTCTTCCCTGGATTAGCCTTAACGCTAATGGTGACAGGGCTATCCCTGGTTGGGGAAGGATTGAACGAACTGGTTAACCCATTGCTGCGTCGCGAAAACTGGAAATAG
- a CDS encoding vitamin K epoxide reductase family protein, protein MPRRRQEKLWIHLWSRWIIGAIALMGAVGTAYLTVVKVMGGSAACPTAGCDRVLASDYAVIFGIPLTIFGCLGYLAMATLALGPFAINPDRQKELRRKLESLTWPLLFMGATAMLIFSGYLMYLLAFELKTACLYCITSAVFAASMFVLTILGRRWEDGGQLVFIGLIVGVITLVGTLAVYAPINNPQTANSNISGEVGPPVTTTSGEAELQLAQHLTNVDAKMYGAWWCPHCHDQKQLFGQEAAKAIPYIECAPDGQDAQTALCQSVREVTAFPTWEVNGEFFSGAQRLEVLAAASEYTGPRTFRN, encoded by the coding sequence ATGCCACGTCGCCGTCAGGAAAAACTGTGGATTCACCTCTGGTCTCGCTGGATTATCGGTGCCATTGCCCTGATGGGGGCCGTTGGAACTGCCTACCTAACTGTGGTAAAAGTCATGGGCGGTTCAGCAGCTTGTCCTACCGCAGGCTGCGATCGCGTTCTTGCCAGCGACTATGCCGTTATCTTTGGCATCCCCCTAACTATCTTTGGCTGTTTGGGCTACCTGGCCATGGCAACCCTTGCCCTCGGCCCCTTTGCCATTAACCCAGATCGGCAAAAAGAACTGCGCCGCAAACTAGAGAGTCTGACTTGGCCGCTGCTTTTCATGGGTGCAACGGCGATGCTGATCTTTAGTGGTTACTTGATGTACCTACTGGCCTTTGAGCTGAAAACAGCTTGCCTGTATTGCATCACCTCAGCAGTGTTTGCAGCATCTATGTTTGTGTTAACAATTCTGGGTCGGCGTTGGGAAGATGGTGGGCAACTTGTCTTTATCGGGTTGATTGTTGGGGTCATTACCCTGGTAGGAACGCTGGCTGTCTATGCACCTATCAACAACCCTCAAACGGCAAACAGCAACATTTCTGGGGAAGTAGGCCCGCCGGTTACCACGACGTCAGGAGAAGCTGAGCTGCAGCTAGCTCAACACCTGACCAATGTCGATGCCAAGATGTATGGTGCTTGGTGGTGCCCCCATTGCCATGATCAAAAGCAGCTATTCGGTCAGGAAGCGGCCAAAGCAATTCCTTATATTGAATGTGCGCCGGACGGCCAGGATGCTCAAACCGCTCTCTGCCAATCCGTTAGAGAGGTCACCGCATTCCCTACATGGGAAGTGAACGGTGAGTTTTTTAGCGGTGCCCAACGGTTAGAGGTCTTAGCAGCGGCATCTGAATATACAGGCCCTCGCACCTTTAGGAATTAG
- a CDS encoding BtpA/SgcQ family protein, which yields MSLTTIFKTSTPVIGVVHLLPLPTSPRWGGNLQRVIDRAEQEATALTSGGVSGIIVENFFDAPFPKDQVDPAIVSAMSLIVHRLQQLVTVPVGINVLRNDARSALAIATCVEAHFIRVNVLTGVMATDQGLIEGCAHDLLRYRRELGSNVKILADVLVKHARPLGSPNLTTAVQETIERGLADGIILSGWATGSPPSFEDLELAKAAAKEAPVFIGSGATWENIGKLIQSSDGVIVASSLKRKGDITQSIDPIRVRQFVEALEAGVSIRESAAKLEPVATP from the coding sequence GTGAGCCTAACGACTATTTTTAAGACCTCAACACCCGTTATCGGGGTCGTTCACCTCTTGCCTTTGCCGACCTCTCCACGCTGGGGAGGGAACCTTCAGCGAGTCATTGACCGGGCTGAGCAAGAGGCCACTGCCCTGACCTCAGGGGGGGTCAGTGGCATCATCGTTGAGAACTTTTTTGATGCCCCCTTTCCCAAAGATCAGGTCGATCCTGCGATTGTCAGCGCCATGAGCCTGATTGTGCATCGCCTGCAGCAGCTAGTGACGGTTCCAGTCGGTATCAATGTGCTGCGCAACGATGCGCGCAGTGCGTTGGCGATCGCCACCTGCGTTGAGGCTCACTTTATTCGGGTTAACGTTTTAACAGGCGTTATGGCCACTGACCAAGGCCTGATTGAAGGCTGTGCCCATGACCTGTTGCGTTACCGACGAGAGCTGGGCAGCAACGTCAAGATTCTGGCCGATGTTTTAGTGAAACATGCCCGGCCACTTGGGTCGCCTAATCTGACGACAGCCGTACAAGAAACCATTGAACGGGGCCTGGCAGACGGCATTATCCTTTCTGGCTGGGCTACTGGTAGCCCGCCCAGCTTTGAAGATTTAGAACTTGCCAAAGCGGCTGCGAAAGAAGCCCCTGTCTTCATTGGCAGCGGTGCAACGTGGGAAAACATTGGGAAGCTGATCCAGTCGTCGGACGGCGTGATTGTGGCCAGCTCCCTGAAACGAAAAGGGGACATTACCCAATCTATTGATCCAATTCGGGTACGGCAGTTTGTCGAGGCATTGGAAGCGGGCGTCTCAATCCGTGAATCTGCGGCCAAACTAGAGCCCGTGGCGACGCCGTGA
- the rimO gene encoding 30S ribosomal protein S12 methylthiotransferase RimO, whose product MSAAAQPTIAVTHLGCEKNRVDTEHMLGLLVQAGYAVDANEELADYVLVNTCSFIESAREESVRTLVELAAANKKIVITGCLAQHFQEELLQEIPEAVALVGTGDYHKIVDVIRRTEAGERVKEVSLEPTYIADETVPRYRTTSEGTAYMRVAEGCNYRCAFCIIPHLRGNQRSRSIESIVAEAHQLASEGVQELVLISQITTNYGADLYGSPRLAELLYALGEVDIPWIRMHYAYPTGLTPEVIQAIQAVPNVLPYLDLPLQHSHPDMLRAMNRPWQGRVNDDIIHRIKTALPEAVMRTTFIVGFPGETEAHFEHLVNFVERHEFDHVGVFTFSAEEGTPAATLPNPIPQAVMDTRRDRLMRTQQPISLKRNQAEMSKIVDVLVEQVNPSNGQMIGRSARYAPDVDGLVYLKGQAALGQIVKAQIESADVYDLYGSVLNVH is encoded by the coding sequence ATGAGTGCTGCTGCCCAACCCACCATTGCCGTTACCCATCTGGGATGTGAGAAAAATCGCGTTGACACTGAGCACATGCTGGGGCTGCTTGTGCAGGCTGGCTATGCAGTAGATGCTAATGAAGAGCTAGCTGATTATGTGCTGGTCAATACCTGCAGCTTTATTGAGTCTGCACGGGAAGAATCGGTGCGCACCTTAGTAGAATTAGCCGCTGCCAATAAAAAAATTGTGATTACGGGCTGTTTAGCTCAGCACTTTCAAGAAGAATTGCTGCAGGAGATTCCAGAAGCGGTCGCACTTGTGGGGACTGGCGACTATCACAAGATTGTTGATGTGATTCGACGCACAGAGGCAGGAGAGCGGGTCAAGGAAGTCTCTTTGGAACCTACTTACATTGCTGATGAAACGGTTCCCCGCTATCGCACAACCAGCGAGGGTACCGCTTATATGAGAGTGGCTGAGGGGTGTAACTATCGCTGTGCGTTCTGTATTATTCCTCATCTGCGGGGCAATCAGCGATCGCGTTCAATTGAGTCGATTGTGGCTGAAGCTCACCAGTTAGCCTCTGAAGGGGTACAAGAGCTAGTTCTCATTTCTCAAATCACAACTAACTATGGGGCAGATCTCTATGGTTCCCCGCGCTTAGCAGAGTTACTGTACGCCTTAGGGGAAGTCGATATCCCCTGGATTCGGATGCACTACGCTTACCCGACAGGTTTGACGCCAGAGGTGATTCAAGCGATTCAGGCGGTGCCTAATGTGCTTCCCTACCTTGATTTGCCGCTGCAGCATTCCCATCCAGATATGTTGCGAGCTATGAACCGTCCGTGGCAGGGCCGGGTAAACGATGACATTATTCACCGCATCAAAACAGCACTGCCGGAAGCCGTCATGCGCACCACCTTTATTGTTGGCTTCCCTGGAGAGACGGAAGCACACTTTGAGCACCTGGTGAACTTTGTGGAACGCCATGAGTTTGACCATGTAGGGGTATTTACGTTCTCTGCGGAGGAAGGTACCCCCGCAGCCACCTTGCCGAACCCGATTCCCCAAGCCGTGATGGATACCCGTCGCGATCGCCTGATGCGCACCCAACAACCCATTTCCCTCAAGCGCAATCAGGCAGAGATGAGCAAGATAGTTGATGTCTTGGTTGAGCAAGTGAACCCGAGCAATGGTCAAATGATTGGGCGATCGGCCCGTTATGCTCCGGATGTAGATGGCCTGGTTTATCTCAAAGGGCAGGCAGCCCTAGGGCAGATTGTCAAAGCTCAGATTGAGTCTGCGGATGTTTATGATCTTTACGGGTCTGTACTCAACGTTCATTAA
- a CDS encoding fumarylacetoacetate hydrolase family protein translates to MAQRYVRVQSQSGQLHYGLLQSDRSVHVLDAPPWLQGELTDTVLDSNTYKLLAPCAPSKIIAVGKNYVKHAAEMGGGVPKEPLLFMKPSTAVTSANMPIYYPLQSQRVDYEGELALVIGERCVDCDEDAAKDKIWGYTIANDVTARDLQARDSQWIRAKGFDSFCPLGPWIVRELNPEARIQTFLNESSDPVQVGNISDMVFKPETLVAYISQVMTLLPGDVVLTGTPEGVGPLQIGDRIRVEIEGIGSLENDVQTRSMPVRTLTADAQKAGA, encoded by the coding sequence ATGGCGCAACGCTACGTTCGAGTTCAATCGCAATCAGGACAGCTTCACTACGGTCTTTTACAATCTGATCGCAGCGTTCACGTACTTGATGCGCCACCCTGGCTACAAGGGGAGTTGACAGATACTGTCTTAGACTCCAATACCTATAAGCTGCTAGCTCCCTGTGCCCCGTCAAAAATCATCGCGGTGGGCAAAAATTACGTTAAGCATGCAGCAGAAATGGGAGGGGGCGTTCCTAAAGAGCCTCTGCTGTTTATGAAGCCTTCGACAGCAGTGACGTCGGCAAACATGCCTATTTACTATCCGCTGCAGTCTCAACGGGTAGATTACGAGGGAGAGCTGGCTCTGGTGATTGGTGAGCGCTGCGTTGATTGTGATGAAGATGCCGCCAAAGACAAAATTTGGGGCTATACCATTGCCAACGACGTAACGGCACGGGATTTGCAAGCACGCGATAGCCAGTGGATTCGGGCAAAAGGGTTTGACTCTTTTTGTCCTTTAGGACCCTGGATTGTTCGGGAACTCAATCCAGAAGCCCGCATTCAAACGTTTTTGAATGAGTCTTCTGACCCTGTACAAGTGGGCAACATCAGCGACATGGTCTTCAAACCAGAAACGCTAGTTGCCTATATCAGCCAGGTCATGACGTTACTCCCAGGAGATGTTGTGCTTACAGGAACCCCCGAAGGAGTAGGCCCCCTCCAAATCGGCGATCGCATCCGAGTAGAAATCGAAGGTATCGGCTCCCTAGAAAATGACGTGCAAACACGCTCTATGCCCGTCAGAACTCTGACAGCAGATGCCCAAAAAGCTGGAGCTTAA